One segment of Corynebacterium atrinae DNA contains the following:
- a CDS encoding low molecular weight protein-tyrosine-phosphatase codes for MTGSTSGTAREDSRLHLDFVCTGNICRSPMAEVIIHDAIDAAGLGDAVRVSSCGIGGWHVGLGADKRAVAELRSAGHDGSEHVASQFGPDDFDADLLVALDTGHRSELIARGVPEERIRLLRSFDPTAPAEASVADPYYGGPEGFVETREQIEASVNGILAWVRERVQVNAAR; via the coding sequence ATGACTGGCTCCACGTCCGGCACAGCACGCGAGGATAGCCGCCTTCACCTCGACTTCGTCTGCACCGGCAACATCTGCCGCTCCCCCATGGCCGAGGTCATCATCCACGACGCCATCGACGCCGCCGGGCTTGGCGACGCCGTCCGCGTAAGCTCCTGTGGAATCGGCGGCTGGCACGTCGGACTCGGCGCCGACAAGCGCGCCGTCGCCGAACTCCGTTCCGCTGGACACGATGGCTCCGAACACGTCGCTTCGCAATTCGGCCCGGATGACTTCGACGCCGACCTACTCGTCGCCCTCGACACCGGCCACCGCTCCGAACTCATCGCCCGCGGAGTACCCGAAGAGCGCATCCGCCTCCTCCGGAGCTTCGACCCCACCGCCCCCGCGGAGGCGTCTGTGGCCGACCCTTATTACGGCGGGCCGGAGGGCTTTGTGGAAACCCGCGAGCAGATCGAAGCGTCCGTCAATGGCATCCTCGCGTGGGTCCGGGAGCGGGTTCAGGTCAACGCCGCCCGATAG
- a CDS encoding Nif3-like dinuclear metal center hexameric protein, whose amino-acid sequence MTTVADIRQILESAYPPKLAESWDAVGLICGDPDAGVTKVAFALDCTQSVAEEAVRLGADMLVVHHPLLMRGVTSVAADTPKGKVIHTLITGGVALFAAHTNADSARPGVNDVLAELVGITPGRPILPQSGSAVDKWGVHVPSVAASTVKEALFAAGAGTIGDYSECAFTIEGVGQFTPQEGASPAEGKMGVAHCGPELRVEFVAPAYRRRGLIDALRAAHPYEEPAFDIVEMADTSDLDEAYGLGRIGELPEAMTLREFTQQVANALPPTAWGVRAAGNPEALVKKVAVSSGSGDSFLDAVRGLGVDVYVTSDLRHHPVDEYLRAGGPPVIDTAHWSSEFPWTSQAAAIVGEQAGVDTHILDIRTDPWTLSTHASE is encoded by the coding sequence ATGACGACCGTCGCTGATATCCGCCAGATCCTGGAGTCCGCCTACCCGCCAAAACTTGCTGAGAGCTGGGACGCGGTCGGCCTTATCTGCGGCGACCCGGACGCTGGTGTGACAAAGGTCGCTTTCGCGTTGGATTGCACCCAATCCGTGGCGGAAGAGGCTGTGCGGCTGGGCGCAGACATGCTCGTGGTGCATCATCCATTGCTCATGCGGGGCGTGACCTCCGTGGCGGCCGATACACCCAAAGGCAAAGTCATTCACACGCTCATCACCGGTGGAGTGGCGTTGTTTGCCGCGCACACCAATGCCGATTCCGCGCGCCCCGGGGTCAATGATGTGCTCGCCGAGCTCGTCGGCATTACTCCCGGTCGGCCTATCCTCCCGCAGAGTGGCAGCGCCGTAGATAAGTGGGGAGTGCACGTGCCCTCCGTGGCTGCGTCGACGGTAAAGGAAGCATTGTTCGCCGCCGGGGCGGGCACCATCGGGGACTACTCCGAGTGTGCCTTCACCATTGAAGGCGTCGGCCAGTTCACGCCCCAAGAGGGCGCCTCACCGGCCGAGGGAAAGATGGGGGTCGCCCACTGCGGGCCGGAACTGCGGGTGGAGTTCGTCGCCCCTGCTTATCGACGTCGAGGTCTCATCGATGCGCTCCGCGCAGCCCACCCCTACGAGGAGCCCGCCTTCGACATCGTGGAAATGGCCGACACCTCAGACCTCGATGAGGCCTATGGGCTCGGCCGCATCGGTGAGTTGCCCGAGGCAATGACCTTGCGGGAATTTACTCAACAGGTGGCCAACGCCCTGCCACCCACCGCCTGGGGCGTGCGCGCGGCGGGTAATCCCGAGGCGCTGGTGAAAAAGGTCGCCGTCAGCTCCGGTTCGGGGGACAGCTTCCTCGACGCGGTGCGCGGGCTAGGGGTAGACGTGTACGTTACTTCTGACCTCCGGCACCACCCCGTCGACGAGTACCTTAGGGCCGGCGGCCCGCCCGTCATCGATACCGCCCACTGGTCCAGCGAATTCCCCTGGACGTCGCAGGCGGCGGCGATCGTGGGGGAACAGGCGGGCGTCGATACGCATATTTTAGATATCCGCACGGACCCCTGGACCCTGTCCACCCACGCAAGCGAGTAA
- a CDS encoding HAD hydrolase-like protein: MWHIGAVSILLLDVDGTLVDSLPGIRAGFLHTLDEMGWDHPSEEFINRIAGPPMEITLQNVGMSPEQAREGLAIYLDYTARGGWADAQAFPGMLELVREWKATGLTVATATSKGEGFARKILDREGFLPFIDFLGAAEEDGPRRSKTAVIDHVLASNGWEDQTSDILMVGDRSHDIEGAAHFGIDTTAVTWGYGTPDEWAEARFTAHTPKELEGIVNDWLHVRHSTRG; encoded by the coding sequence ATGTGGCACATTGGGGCCGTGAGCATTCTCCTTCTTGATGTCGACGGCACCCTCGTCGATTCCCTCCCCGGCATCCGCGCTGGTTTCCTGCACACCCTCGACGAGATGGGCTGGGACCATCCCTCCGAGGAGTTCATTAACCGAATCGCCGGCCCGCCGATGGAGATCACCCTGCAAAACGTGGGTATGAGCCCAGAACAGGCCCGGGAAGGTTTGGCCATCTACCTTGACTACACCGCCCGCGGCGGGTGGGCCGACGCGCAGGCTTTTCCCGGGATGCTTGAGTTGGTCCGCGAGTGGAAAGCCACCGGATTGACGGTGGCCACGGCGACGTCGAAAGGCGAGGGCTTCGCCCGGAAAATCCTGGACCGGGAGGGTTTTCTACCTTTCATCGACTTCCTCGGTGCGGCGGAAGAAGATGGGCCGCGGCGCTCCAAAACCGCCGTTATCGACCATGTTCTGGCCTCCAATGGGTGGGAAGATCAGACATCCGATATCCTCATGGTCGGTGATCGCTCCCATGACATCGAAGGCGCCGCCCATTTCGGGATCGACACCACCGCCGTCACCTGGGGCTACGGCACCCCCGACGAGTGGGCCGAGGCCCGCTTCACCGCTCATACACCCAAGGAATTGGAAGGGATCGTCAATGACTGGCTCCACGTCCGGCACAGCACGCGAGGATAG
- a CDS encoding serine hydrolase domain-containing protein gives MSALELLKDWPVDNVAAAVINGDDIDRVGDLGKVFELASVTKPLSAYGFLMAIEEGIFELDTPLGPEGSTVRHLLSHASGVGFRADDRVRPVGQRRVYSNYGFELLADAVASAAGMSFADYLREGVMEPLGMQWTRLRGSAGWQAEGTVHDLITFLLELMHPTLLHPSTMAEAITVQFPELNGIIPGYGMMKPCPFGLGFEIKGDKDPHWTGASMPADTFGHFGQSGTYLWVAPGTGRAMVALTDRPFGDWAKPLWSETNEAIWQELNHP, from the coding sequence ATGAGCGCTCTGGAACTGCTGAAGGACTGGCCCGTCGACAACGTCGCGGCCGCCGTCATCAACGGCGATGACATCGACCGGGTGGGGGACTTGGGCAAGGTCTTTGAGCTGGCCAGCGTCACCAAACCCTTAAGCGCCTATGGCTTCCTCATGGCCATCGAGGAGGGCATCTTCGAGCTCGACACTCCGCTTGGCCCGGAGGGATCCACCGTGCGTCACCTGCTCTCCCACGCCTCCGGCGTCGGCTTTCGCGCCGACGATCGCGTCCGCCCGGTGGGTCAGCGCCGGGTGTATTCCAATTACGGTTTCGAGCTGCTTGCCGACGCCGTCGCCTCCGCCGCCGGCATGTCCTTCGCCGACTACCTCCGCGAAGGCGTCATGGAACCGCTGGGAATGCAGTGGACGAGGCTGCGGGGCTCCGCGGGCTGGCAGGCCGAAGGCACGGTCCACGACCTCATCACCTTCCTGCTTGAGCTCATGCACCCGACGCTGCTGCACCCCTCCACGATGGCCGAGGCCATCACTGTCCAGTTCCCGGAGCTCAACGGCATCATCCCTGGCTACGGCATGATGAAGCCCTGCCCCTTCGGCCTCGGATTTGAGATCAAGGGCGACAAGGACCCGCACTGGACGGGAGCGTCGATGCCCGCCGATACTTTCGGGCACTTCGGCCAGTCCGGCACCTACCTGTGGGTTGCCCCCGGAACGGGCCGCGCGATGGTGGCCCTCACCGACCGACCCTTTGGCGACTGGGCTAAGCCACTGTGGTCAGAGACGAACGAGGCAATCTGGCAGGAACTCAACCACCCATGA
- a CDS encoding SURF1 family cytochrome oxidase biogenesis protein gives MSGTMERYNSTRATKKGWKSFFKPGWILALLAILGFSYAAFTVLAPWQLNKDDQIVERNEQIDAAFRTDPVPVQDIFGTDGAISPGDEWRRVTLTGHYLPASEVVLRLRPVDSQPAFHALTPFQLDSGETILVNRGFSAPLEGSIPDLAPAPSEHLTIHGHARLNEALPTTPPLLDQGEPQVYGINTSQVAELTGLTLDQDYVQLSEGEPGEINAIPVPKLDRGSHLSYGFQWIAFGIMAPLGLGYFIWAELRERRRVRDENEELIDVVEDIDTAPSTTTSRRRARYGDESPDHYDKFSRRSRERF, from the coding sequence GTGAGCGGCACCATGGAGCGATACAACTCAACCCGGGCGACCAAGAAGGGCTGGAAGTCCTTCTTCAAGCCTGGGTGGATTCTCGCGCTGCTCGCCATCCTTGGCTTCTCCTACGCGGCGTTCACCGTGCTCGCCCCGTGGCAGCTGAACAAGGACGACCAGATCGTCGAGCGCAACGAGCAGATTGACGCCGCCTTCCGCACCGATCCCGTCCCGGTGCAAGACATCTTCGGCACCGATGGGGCGATCAGCCCGGGTGACGAATGGCGGAGAGTCACCCTCACCGGCCACTACCTTCCCGCATCCGAGGTAGTCCTGCGCCTGCGCCCCGTCGACAGCCAGCCGGCCTTCCATGCTCTCACCCCATTCCAACTCGATTCCGGTGAGACGATACTGGTCAACCGCGGTTTCTCCGCCCCACTCGAAGGCTCGATTCCGGATCTCGCACCCGCTCCCTCCGAGCACCTCACGATCCACGGCCACGCCCGCCTCAACGAGGCGCTACCCACCACCCCACCCTTGCTGGATCAAGGGGAGCCGCAGGTCTATGGCATCAACACCTCCCAGGTCGCCGAGCTAACCGGGTTGACCCTTGACCAGGATTACGTCCAACTCTCCGAAGGAGAACCCGGGGAAATCAACGCCATCCCCGTGCCCAAGCTCGATCGCGGCTCTCACCTCTCTTACGGCTTCCAGTGGATCGCCTTCGGCATCATGGCCCCCCTCGGCCTGGGCTACTTCATCTGGGCTGAGCTGCGCGAACGCCGCCGCGTCCGCGATGAGAATGAAGAGCTTATCGACGTCGTCGAAGACATCGACACCGCACCCTCCACCACAACTTCCCGACGCCGCGCCCGCTACGGCGACGAAAGCCCCGACCACTACGACAAGTTCTCCCGCCGCAGCCGCGAGCGTTTCTAG
- a CDS encoding zinc ribbon domain-containing protein codes for MKLDPSLQELLLELSSIERSLEVVGDAAFVTEEQKEFDRLTKELARMRNAASSSQMAVDDMEAEILRIQEDERKLRRRERDDKAQLTAETDPERRKDLEHDRYSAKSRIADLMSELAETHNQIHALRNNRDVHGARVDELTRQVEAAARAAEAANAAHTIQTTPEQRIAELRGQLPADVVAEYDLQKKDSGVGAADFNGRTCGGCFMVLGAADQNRVRKAAADELPQCPECGTYLIRKTA; via the coding sequence ATGAAACTCGATCCCTCCCTCCAGGAACTCCTCTTGGAGCTCTCCTCTATCGAACGCTCCCTTGAAGTGGTCGGCGACGCGGCCTTTGTCACCGAAGAACAAAAGGAGTTCGACCGGCTGACCAAAGAGCTCGCGCGGATGCGCAACGCCGCCAGCTCCTCCCAGATGGCCGTCGATGACATGGAAGCGGAGATCCTGCGCATTCAGGAAGATGAGCGCAAGCTCCGCCGCCGCGAGCGAGATGACAAGGCGCAGCTGACGGCGGAAACCGATCCCGAGCGCCGGAAAGACCTCGAGCACGACCGCTATTCCGCGAAGTCGCGCATCGCTGACCTCATGAGTGAACTCGCGGAGACGCACAATCAGATCCACGCCCTGCGCAACAACCGCGACGTGCACGGCGCCCGCGTCGACGAACTGACCCGCCAGGTCGAAGCGGCGGCCCGTGCTGCCGAGGCAGCCAACGCCGCCCACACCATTCAAACCACCCCCGAGCAGCGCATAGCTGAGCTGCGCGGGCAACTGCCGGCCGATGTCGTCGCCGAGTATGACCTGCAGAAGAAGGACTCCGGCGTCGGCGCCGCGGACTTCAACGGACGCACGTGCGGAGGCTGCTTCATGGTGCTCGGCGCGGCCGACCAGAATCGGGTGCGCAAGGCCGCCGCCGATGAGCTGCCGCAATGCCCGGAATGCGGCACCTACCTCATTAGGAAGACGGCCTAG
- a CDS encoding DUF1707 SHOCT-like domain-containing protein, translating to MSRPIPPRDADREDLQANLTRLVGAGRLTIAEFDEIMDVVWSTNDKAVLDQIRARYFTYQGPPVPMSQPGQVVQPPQAPSSQPVSSTMGTIRRTGQWTVPAHSVFKLTGSSMYLDLRQAQATSPVCTFDINATGSSIEVIVPPGVYVENRLRDFLSSVDVQTTSPAPGAPRVILTGRVKGSSVTVVTRNAQGPGLWQRIMGG from the coding sequence ATGAGCCGACCGATCCCACCCCGCGACGCCGACCGAGAAGACCTCCAGGCCAACCTCACGCGTTTGGTCGGTGCCGGCCGCCTCACTATCGCGGAGTTTGATGAGATCATGGACGTCGTCTGGTCAACCAATGACAAGGCGGTGCTGGATCAGATTCGCGCTCGGTATTTCACGTATCAGGGTCCCCCGGTCCCGATGTCCCAGCCGGGCCAGGTAGTCCAGCCTCCTCAGGCACCGTCGTCCCAGCCGGTCTCATCGACGATGGGCACGATCCGGCGCACCGGGCAATGGACCGTACCTGCCCATTCGGTATTCAAGCTCACCGGCTCGTCCATGTACTTGGACCTGCGCCAGGCTCAGGCTACTAGCCCCGTGTGCACGTTTGACATCAACGCCACGGGGTCGTCGATTGAAGTTATCGTCCCGCCGGGCGTCTACGTAGAAAACCGCCTCCGCGACTTCTTGTCCTCCGTCGATGTGCAGACGACGTCGCCGGCGCCCGGCGCCCCACGGGTGATCCTCACCGGACGGGTCAAGGGCTCCAGCGTGACCGTGGTCACCCGCAATGCCCAAGGCCCCGGCCTGTGGCAACGCATCATGGGTGGTTGA
- a CDS encoding DUF3052 domain-containing protein — protein sequence MVDAPGVARQNAKDYAQTLGITPGMTVLEVGWDEDSDSSISEAIEQVIGDDLLDEETDELCDVVLLWWREEDGDLVDGLVDSLRPLSDSGSIWLLTPGAGKEGTIAPGEISESAQLAGLVQTTATRLGEWQGSCLVARGYSKK from the coding sequence GTGGTGGATGCTCCGGGCGTAGCTAGGCAAAACGCCAAGGACTACGCACAAACTCTCGGTATCACACCAGGGATGACCGTCCTGGAGGTTGGCTGGGATGAAGACAGCGACAGCAGCATCTCAGAAGCCATCGAGCAGGTCATCGGCGACGACCTCCTCGACGAAGAGACCGACGAACTCTGCGATGTCGTCCTCCTGTGGTGGCGCGAAGAAGACGGAGACCTCGTCGACGGCCTCGTCGACTCCCTGCGTCCCCTCTCCGACAGCGGAAGCATCTGGCTCCTGACCCCGGGTGCCGGCAAAGAAGGCACCATTGCCCCCGGAGAAATCTCCGAATCCGCCCAGCTCGCAGGCCTCGTCCAAACCACCGCCACCCGCCTCGGCGAATGGCAAGGCAGCTGCCTCGTAGCCCGCGGTTACTCGAAGAAGTAG
- a CDS encoding DDE-type integrase/transposase/recombinase: protein MAEIYWRHVDDRREPYLGSQSSFYRLARMMRAFTPVPRARTRPARSPVPQVTATGPGQVFVWDVTWILGSLVRQKWALYQVMDLYSRKIVGWTIQPGEDTVIATDLIEQCLVDQGIGTVKIVHSDNGSIMTSKAMTALLGRYNVTQSLIRPSVSNDNPQCESLHRTVKRHRLALEVYTDITQAYETIAAVIEAYNTTDHHSGIASFTPEEVFTGEWVATLEHRRRRKGVYYRDHRQRFHAPPKVWTVPHAVTINLAKPPEEFVLAQ, encoded by the coding sequence GTGGCTGAGATCTACTGGCGTCACGTAGATGACCGGCGGGAACCCTACCTGGGATCACAGTCAAGTTTTTACCGTCTGGCCCGGATGATGCGCGCGTTCACACCGGTGCCACGGGCACGCACCCGCCCGGCACGCAGCCCGGTACCGCAGGTCACGGCGACGGGACCGGGGCAGGTGTTTGTGTGGGATGTGACCTGGATTCTAGGGAGCTTGGTCCGTCAGAAATGGGCACTGTATCAGGTCATGGATTTGTATTCGCGCAAGATCGTTGGATGGACAATCCAGCCTGGTGAAGACACCGTGATTGCTACCGACCTCATTGAGCAGTGCCTCGTTGATCAGGGGATCGGCACGGTGAAGATCGTGCATTCAGATAACGGGTCCATCATGACCAGCAAGGCCATGACTGCCCTGCTGGGGAGGTACAACGTGACTCAATCGTTGATCCGTCCGTCGGTGAGCAACGATAACCCGCAGTGTGAGTCATTGCACCGTACTGTCAAGCGGCACCGTTTGGCGTTGGAGGTCTACACCGATATCACCCAGGCGTATGAGACTATCGCGGCTGTTATCGAGGCGTACAACACTACTGATCATCATTCGGGGATAGCGTCGTTTACTCCTGAGGAGGTGTTCACCGGTGAATGGGTGGCGACGTTGGAGCACCGTCGGCGTCGTAAGGGTGTCTATTACCGTGATCATCGCCAGCGGTTTCATGCCCCGCCGAAGGTCTGGACGGTGCCGCATGCGGTGACGATCAATCTTGCTAAGCCGCCTGAGGAGTTCGTCCTTGCCCAGTAG
- the aceE gene encoding pyruvate dehydrogenase (acetyl-transferring), homodimeric type, which produces MAEDRIAHSRMDDTNYPALRDGVASYLNDSDPEETREWMDSLDGLLAESSPARARYLMLRMLERATAKRVPLPNLTSTDFVNTIPTTMEPEFPGDEEIEKRYRRWMRWNAAIMVHRAQRPGIGVGGHISTYAGAAPLYEVGFNHFFRGKDHPGGGDHVFFQGHASPGIYARAFLEGRLSEDDLDGFRQEVSRGEGNGIPSYPHPHGMPDFWEFPTVSMGLGPMDAIYQARFNRYLHNRGIKDTSDQHVWAFLGDGEMDEPESRGLLQHAALNNLDNLTFVVNCNLQRLDGPVRGNTQIIQELESFFRGAGWSVIKVIWGREWDDLLEKDESGALVNVMNTTPDGDYQTFKANDGAYVREHFFGRDERTLKLVEDMTDEEIWALPRGGHDYRKVYAAYQRAMETKDRPTAILAFTIKGYGLGHNFEGRNATHQMKKLTAEDLKAFRDKQGIPISDEQLENDPYLPPYYHPGEDSEEIKYMQARRKELGGYVPTRRQTYTPLPVPELDKLRSVRKGSKQEVATTMALVRTFKELMRDETLGERIVPIIPDEARTFGMDSWFPTLKIYNPHGQNYVPVDHDLMLSYREATDGQILHEGINEAGSVGSFMAVGSSYATHGEAMVPLYIFYSMFGFQRTGDSIWAAADQMARGFLIGATAGRTTLTGEGLQHMDGHSQILASTNPAVVSYDPAFAYEVAHLLREGIDRMYGEGRGENVIYYLTVYNEPTPQPAEPENLDVEGLHKGVYLFSPAADVDADGHEASILASGIGMQAAIKAQEILAADYNVQANIYSVTSWVELARDGAAKNKAQLRHPGEEVEEAFATKQLKQSSGPYVAVSDFATDLQEQIRAYVPGQYIVLGTDGFGFSDTRPAARRYFNTDAESVVVAVLLGLAREEKIDIEVAAQAAAKYHLDDPTKA; this is translated from the coding sequence ATGGCAGAAGATCGGATCGCGCACAGCCGGATGGACGACACTAATTATCCCGCGCTTCGCGACGGTGTCGCTTCTTACCTCAACGATTCGGATCCGGAGGAGACCCGCGAGTGGATGGATTCGCTCGATGGTCTGCTGGCGGAATCCTCTCCCGCCCGTGCCCGCTACCTCATGCTTCGCATGTTGGAGCGTGCCACTGCGAAGCGCGTTCCCCTGCCTAACCTGACCTCGACTGACTTCGTGAATACGATCCCCACGACCATGGAGCCGGAGTTTCCGGGCGATGAGGAGATCGAGAAGCGTTACCGTCGGTGGATGCGCTGGAATGCGGCGATCATGGTGCACCGCGCTCAGCGTCCGGGCATTGGCGTGGGCGGCCATATTTCTACTTACGCCGGCGCCGCCCCGCTGTATGAGGTTGGGTTTAACCACTTCTTCCGCGGCAAGGATCACCCGGGCGGCGGTGACCACGTGTTCTTCCAGGGCCACGCCTCCCCCGGCATTTACGCCCGCGCCTTCCTCGAGGGTCGCCTGAGCGAGGATGACTTGGACGGCTTCCGCCAGGAAGTGTCCCGCGGCGAGGGCAATGGCATTCCTTCTTATCCGCACCCGCACGGCATGCCGGACTTCTGGGAGTTCCCCACGGTGTCGATGGGTCTGGGCCCGATGGACGCTATCTACCAGGCGCGATTCAACCGCTACCTGCACAACCGCGGCATCAAGGACACCTCGGATCAGCATGTGTGGGCGTTCCTCGGCGACGGCGAGATGGATGAGCCGGAGTCCCGTGGTCTGCTGCAGCACGCGGCGTTGAATAACCTGGACAACCTCACTTTCGTGGTCAACTGCAACCTGCAGCGCTTGGATGGTCCGGTGCGCGGCAACACGCAGATCATTCAGGAACTGGAGTCCTTCTTCCGCGGCGCAGGTTGGTCTGTCATTAAGGTCATCTGGGGCCGCGAGTGGGATGATCTGCTGGAAAAGGACGAGAGCGGCGCGCTGGTCAACGTCATGAACACCACTCCGGATGGTGATTACCAGACGTTCAAGGCCAACGATGGTGCTTACGTGCGTGAGCACTTCTTCGGCCGCGATGAGCGCACGCTCAAGCTCGTCGAGGACATGACCGATGAGGAGATCTGGGCGCTGCCGCGAGGTGGCCACGATTACCGCAAGGTCTACGCCGCGTACCAGCGCGCGATGGAGACGAAGGACCGCCCGACCGCGATCCTCGCCTTCACCATTAAGGGTTATGGCCTGGGGCATAACTTCGAGGGCCGCAATGCGACTCACCAGATGAAGAAGCTCACGGCGGAGGATCTCAAGGCCTTCCGCGATAAGCAGGGCATTCCGATCTCTGATGAGCAGCTGGAAAACGATCCTTATCTGCCGCCGTACTACCACCCCGGTGAGGACTCCGAGGAGATCAAGTACATGCAGGCCCGGCGCAAGGAGCTGGGCGGGTATGTTCCTACTCGTCGCCAGACCTACACGCCGCTGCCGGTTCCGGAGCTGGATAAGCTGCGCTCGGTGCGCAAGGGTTCCAAGCAGGAAGTCGCCACGACGATGGCGCTCGTGCGTACCTTCAAGGAGCTCATGCGGGATGAGACCCTGGGTGAGCGCATTGTGCCGATCATCCCGGATGAGGCTCGTACCTTCGGTATGGATTCCTGGTTCCCGACGCTGAAGATTTACAACCCGCACGGCCAGAACTACGTGCCGGTGGACCACGACCTCATGTTGTCCTACCGCGAGGCTACCGATGGCCAGATCCTCCACGAGGGCATCAACGAGGCCGGTTCCGTCGGTTCCTTCATGGCGGTCGGCTCGTCCTACGCCACCCACGGCGAGGCGATGGTGCCGCTGTACATCTTCTACTCGATGTTCGGGTTCCAGCGCACCGGCGACAGCATTTGGGCGGCCGCCGACCAGATGGCGCGCGGTTTCCTCATCGGAGCCACCGCCGGTCGCACCACCTTGACCGGTGAGGGCCTGCAGCACATGGACGGCCACTCTCAGATCCTGGCCTCCACGAACCCGGCCGTCGTGTCCTACGACCCGGCGTTCGCTTACGAGGTCGCGCACCTCCTCCGCGAGGGCATCGATCGCATGTACGGCGAGGGTCGCGGCGAAAACGTCATCTACTACCTCACCGTCTACAACGAGCCGACCCCGCAGCCGGCCGAGCCGGAGAATCTCGACGTCGAGGGCCTGCACAAGGGCGTGTATCTCTTCTCCCCCGCCGCTGATGTCGACGCCGATGGGCACGAGGCATCCATCCTCGCCTCCGGCATTGGCATGCAGGCGGCCATCAAGGCGCAGGAGATACTGGCCGCGGACTACAACGTTCAGGCCAACATCTATTCCGTCACCTCCTGGGTCGAGCTGGCTCGCGACGGTGCGGCGAAGAACAAGGCGCAGCTGCGCCACCCGGGCGAGGAGGTCGAGGAGGCTTTCGCTACCAAGCAGCTCAAGCAGTCTTCCGGCCCCTACGTTGCGGTCTCGGACTTCGCTACTGACCTGCAGGAGCAGATCCGCGCCTACGTTCCCGGCCAGTACATTGTCCTGGGCACTGATGGTTTCGGTTTCTCCGATACTCGCCCGGCGGCTCGTCGTTACTTCAACACCGATGCTGAGTCCGTCGTCGTCGCCGTCCTCCTGGGCCTGGCCCGCGAGGAGAAGATCGACATTGAGGTCGCCGCGCAGGCGGCCGCCAAGTACCACTTGGATGATCCCACCAAGGCGTAG
- a CDS encoding bifunctional RNase H/acid phosphatase — translation MSKVLIYTDGGSRGNPGIAGSGTVVYAADGTLLREIIYVVGQKASNNVAEYHGMLRGLEAAVELGARDVEVRMDSKLVVEQMSGRWKIKHPDMQALALEARDLMKSLDHVTFTWVPRAKNKEADHLSNLAMDAAAEGHPPGIVGGEASGEEVADGDCDVKVGTPSHWTGASTPPTKLILLRHGQTAMSAAKQYASRTDAELTDIGLEQVRAAAAHLAAGETIDAIVSSPMRRCVQTASAAGEALELDVEIIDDLTERDFGTWEGLTFDEAHDQDPRLHAEWIADPTVCPPGGEELTAMHKRVRAVRRELTQKYPGKTVLVVSHVTPIKSLVRQALDAGPHVVNRMFLDLASISIVEFFDTDARVGSCLRVFNDTSHLRA, via the coding sequence ATGTCGAAGGTACTGATTTATACCGATGGCGGATCGCGCGGCAACCCCGGCATCGCCGGCTCCGGAACCGTGGTGTACGCGGCTGATGGGACGCTGCTCCGCGAGATCATCTACGTCGTGGGGCAGAAGGCCTCGAACAACGTTGCCGAGTATCACGGAATGCTCCGCGGACTCGAAGCCGCCGTAGAACTTGGTGCCCGCGACGTGGAAGTCCGCATGGACTCCAAGCTCGTCGTGGAGCAAATGAGCGGCCGGTGGAAAATCAAACACCCCGACATGCAGGCGCTGGCACTCGAGGCGCGCGATTTAATGAAGAGCCTCGACCACGTCACCTTCACGTGGGTGCCGCGGGCCAAAAACAAAGAAGCCGATCACCTCTCCAACCTCGCCATGGACGCCGCTGCGGAAGGTCACCCGCCGGGAATCGTTGGCGGGGAAGCTTCGGGTGAGGAGGTCGCTGATGGTGACTGCGACGTCAAAGTGGGCACCCCCTCGCACTGGACCGGAGCCTCCACACCACCCACCAAGCTCATCCTCCTTCGACACGGCCAGACCGCCATGTCCGCCGCGAAACAATACGCCAGCCGGACGGATGCCGAGCTCACCGACATCGGACTAGAGCAGGTCCGCGCCGCCGCCGCACACCTGGCCGCCGGAGAAACTATCGACGCCATCGTCTCCTCGCCCATGCGCCGCTGCGTCCAGACTGCCTCGGCAGCCGGGGAGGCCCTGGAACTTGATGTCGAGATCATCGACGACCTCACCGAGCGAGACTTCGGCACGTGGGAAGGCCTCACCTTCGACGAAGCCCACGACCAAGACCCCCGGCTCCATGCCGAGTGGATCGCCGACCCTACCGTTTGTCCACCAGGCGGCGAGGAGCTCACGGCCATGCACAAGCGCGTGCGGGCAGTGCGACGCGAGTTGACCCAGAAGTACCCTGGCAAAACTGTCCTCGTGGTCAGCCACGTCACCCCCATTAAGTCCCTTGTGCGGCAGGCCCTGGATGCCGGACCACACGTGGTGAACAGGATGTTCCTCGACCTGGCCTCCATCAGCATCGTCGAGTTCTTCGATACCGATGCCCGCGTCGGCTCCTGCCTCCGCGTGTTCAATGACACCTCCCACCTGCGCGCATAA